A genomic window from Microbacterium sp. H1-D42 includes:
- a CDS encoding TPM domain-containing protein → MGARLPVGGNTMRTRWLTSAALVLAATIGVFTASAAAATDPVTLDAGYVTDVVGALSPAQEDAAEARLQELSDNSSADLFVVLVDEFTSPSDRIEWADTVAAQNNLGPEQYLLAIATEQRAYYISAATGGPLTNSQLDAIEEKIQPLLAQNDWSGAIALAADEVQGDGGAGMMRILLVLLAIAVVVLIIWLLVRSVRKRRREAAIRARGAMPEKPDPNNPFSTLTDEQVQTQAGSALVQADDAITSSREELGFAIAQFGDQATEEFTQVIESAQAKMSEAFGLKQKLDDEIEDTIHDRRAWNIRIIQLCDEIDDLLDANTEAFDALRALQQNAPQELERVRAERAALDSVLAGAAPALEALRAEYDADALSTVADNPEQAQERAALADRAIDAAAKSIAEGETGPAAFGIRTAEQSVAQAMQLAQAIATLGDELKNIESQARALIAELQTDIATAGTLPDAGGALASAAATTAQQLQQAQTDLTGAGRSPQRALEALTAANAQIDAAIAQGHEAVAQAQRQKNLLAQTLTQANSEVRSARSFIETRRGTIGSTARTRLSQAESALNEAIGLQATDEKDALAAASRSLELARQASYYARSDADSYSRQASSDDWGSGPFGGGSSGGSGITGDIIGGIIGGLIAGGGSSRGSSGGGWRSSGGGGFRSSGFGGGRSGGGRSGRSGGGRF, encoded by the coding sequence ATGGGGGCGCGGCTGCCGGTCGGAGGGAACACGATGCGAACACGGTGGCTGACGTCTGCCGCACTGGTGCTGGCCGCGACGATCGGTGTCTTCACCGCATCCGCGGCTGCTGCGACCGACCCGGTCACGCTCGACGCGGGCTATGTCACCGACGTGGTCGGTGCGCTCTCCCCCGCGCAGGAGGATGCCGCCGAAGCCCGCCTTCAGGAGCTCAGCGACAACTCGTCTGCGGATCTGTTCGTCGTGCTCGTCGACGAGTTCACCTCGCCGTCGGACCGCATCGAGTGGGCTGACACTGTCGCTGCGCAGAACAACCTCGGCCCAGAGCAGTACCTGCTCGCGATCGCGACCGAGCAGCGCGCGTACTACATCTCGGCTGCCACGGGCGGCCCGCTCACCAACAGTCAGCTGGATGCCATCGAGGAGAAGATCCAGCCTCTGCTCGCCCAGAACGACTGGAGTGGAGCGATCGCACTGGCCGCCGATGAGGTCCAGGGCGACGGCGGCGCCGGAATGATGCGGATCCTGCTGGTGCTCCTCGCGATCGCCGTCGTGGTGCTCATCATCTGGCTCCTCGTGCGGTCGGTGCGCAAGCGCCGCCGCGAGGCGGCCATCCGCGCCCGCGGCGCGATGCCTGAGAAGCCAGACCCGAACAACCCGTTCTCCACGCTCACCGACGAGCAGGTGCAGACCCAGGCCGGCTCTGCACTGGTGCAGGCCGATGACGCGATCACCTCCAGCCGTGAGGAGCTCGGGTTCGCGATCGCCCAGTTCGGCGACCAGGCGACCGAGGAGTTCACTCAGGTCATCGAGTCCGCTCAGGCCAAGATGTCCGAGGCGTTCGGCCTCAAACAGAAGCTCGACGACGAGATCGAGGACACGATCCACGATCGACGCGCTTGGAACATCCGCATCATCCAGCTCTGCGACGAGATCGATGATCTGCTCGACGCCAACACCGAGGCATTCGACGCGCTGCGCGCGCTGCAGCAGAACGCCCCGCAGGAACTCGAGCGCGTGCGTGCCGAACGCGCAGCCCTCGATTCTGTGCTCGCCGGCGCCGCGCCCGCGCTGGAAGCGCTGCGTGCTGAGTACGACGCCGACGCGCTGAGCACGGTGGCCGACAACCCGGAGCAGGCGCAGGAGCGTGCCGCGCTGGCCGATCGCGCGATCGACGCCGCCGCGAAGTCCATCGCCGAGGGCGAGACCGGACCTGCCGCATTCGGCATCCGCACCGCCGAGCAGTCCGTCGCACAGGCGATGCAGCTCGCGCAGGCGATCGCCACGCTCGGCGACGAACTGAAGAACATCGAGTCCCAGGCGCGTGCGCTCATCGCCGAGCTGCAGACCGACATCGCGACAGCAGGCACACTGCCCGATGCCGGCGGGGCGCTGGCATCCGCCGCCGCCACCACGGCGCAGCAGCTGCAGCAGGCGCAGACCGACCTCACGGGGGCAGGACGCAGCCCGCAGCGCGCGCTCGAGGCACTGACGGCCGCGAACGCGCAGATCGATGCCGCCATCGCCCAGGGGCACGAAGCCGTCGCGCAGGCGCAGCGGCAGAAGAACCTGCTCGCGCAGACCCTGACGCAGGCGAATTCCGAAGTGCGCTCGGCGCGCTCGTTCATCGAGACGCGTCGCGGAACCATCGGCTCGACCGCGCGCACCCGTCTCTCACAGGCCGAGTCCGCTCTGAACGAGGCGATCGGCCTGCAGGCGACCGATGAGAAGGATGCGCTCGCCGCCGCGAGCCGCTCTCTCGAGCTCGCCCGCCAGGCGTCGTACTACGCGCGCAGCGATGCGGACAGCTACTCCAGGCAGGCGTCCTCGGACGACTGGGGCAGCGGCCCGTTCGGCGGCGGATCCAGCGGTGGCTCCGGGATCACCGGCGACATCATCGGCGGCATCATCGGCGGATTGATCGCCGGCGGTGGATCGTCCCGAGGCTCTTCCGGCGGCGGCTGGCGCTCCAGCGGCGGCGGCGGATTCCGCAGTTCCGGCTTCGGTGGCGGCCGTTCAGGCGGCGGCCGCAGCGGCCGCTCCGGAGGTGGTCGTTTCTGA
- a CDS encoding PspA/IM30 family protein, whose translation MTKQSIFGRISTLVRANINSLLDSAEDPQKMIDQLVRDYTNNIAEAESAIAETIGNLRLLERDHQEDVQSAKDWGNKAIAASRKADELRGSGHTADADKFDNLAKIALQRQISAESEARSAEPQIATQTEIVDKLKSGLNGMKDKLGELKTKRSELLARAKVAEAQTKVQDAIGSINVLDPTSELGRFEDKIRRQEALAQGKAEIAASSLDAQFESLEDLGELTEVEARLAALKAGGKPQAALESE comes from the coding sequence ATGACCAAGCAGTCCATCTTCGGGCGCATCTCGACTCTCGTCCGCGCGAACATCAACTCGCTCCTCGACTCCGCCGAGGACCCGCAGAAGATGATCGACCAGCTCGTGCGCGATTACACCAACAACATCGCCGAGGCCGAGTCGGCGATCGCCGAGACGATCGGCAACCTGCGTCTTCTCGAGCGCGACCACCAGGAGGACGTGCAGTCCGCAAAGGACTGGGGCAACAAGGCGATCGCCGCCAGCCGCAAGGCTGATGAGCTGCGTGGCTCCGGCCACACGGCCGACGCCGACAAGTTCGACAACCTCGCCAAGATCGCCCTGCAGCGCCAGATCAGCGCTGAGAGCGAGGCCCGGTCCGCCGAACCGCAGATCGCCACCCAGACCGAGATCGTCGACAAGCTGAAGTCCGGCCTCAACGGCATGAAGGACAAGCTCGGTGAGCTGAAGACCAAGCGCAGCGAACTGCTCGCCCGCGCCAAGGTCGCCGAGGCGCAGACCAAGGTGCAGGATGCCATCGGCTCGATCAACGTGCTCGACCCGACCAGCGAGCTGGGCCGCTTCGAGGACAAGATCCGCCGACAGGAGGCGCTTGCCCAGGGCAAGGCCGAGATCGCCGCTTCGTCGCTCGACGCTCAGTTCGAGAGCCTCGAGGACCTCGGTGAGCTCACCGAGGTCGAAGCACGGCTCGCCGCGCTGAAGGCCGGCGGCAAGCCGCAGGCGGCCCTCGAATCCGAGTGA
- a CDS encoding arginase family protein encodes MTRFLIAPQWQGSPSARAMLLVDGAAAISGDLPRRDTTILDVPLEAGEALGTGVHRLSSLLRVRELLREGMAAADDTAVVIGGDCSVSAFALSALDTSDLAVLWCDAHGDLHHPGSSPSGAFSGMALRAILGEGEPQLALSPGVARERVIVLAARNIDPAEEDELARLTTFTSADIENADAIAAAVSATGAARVWVHIDVDVLDPAEFTGVSDAAPFGVTTAALVAVIKRVRERVPLAGATIAGFAPRDPEDAVHDMGAILRLIGAVA; translated from the coding sequence ATGACCCGATTTCTGATAGCCCCGCAATGGCAGGGCTCCCCCTCAGCCCGCGCGATGCTGCTCGTCGACGGCGCCGCCGCCATCTCCGGCGACCTGCCCCGCCGCGACACCACCATCCTGGATGTGCCACTGGAGGCCGGCGAGGCACTCGGCACTGGAGTGCACCGCCTCAGTTCTCTGCTGCGCGTGCGCGAACTGCTGCGCGAGGGCATGGCCGCTGCCGATGACACCGCGGTCGTGATCGGCGGCGACTGCAGCGTGAGCGCTTTCGCCCTGTCGGCGCTCGACACCTCTGACCTCGCAGTGCTGTGGTGCGACGCCCACGGCGATCTGCACCACCCAGGGTCTTCGCCGTCAGGCGCGTTCTCCGGCATGGCTCTGCGCGCGATCCTCGGCGAGGGCGAGCCGCAGCTCGCGCTGTCACCCGGCGTCGCGCGTGAGCGGGTGATCGTGCTCGCTGCGCGCAACATCGATCCCGCCGAAGAGGACGAACTCGCGCGGCTGACCACTTTCACCTCCGCCGACATCGAGAATGCGGATGCGATCGCGGCAGCCGTCTCGGCGACCGGCGCCGCACGCGTCTGGGTGCACATCGATGTCGATGTGCTCGATCCCGCCGAGTTCACCGGCGTCTCGGATGCCGCACCGTTCGGAGTCACCACCGCCGCGCTAGTCGCGGTGATCAAGAGGGTGCGCGAGCGCGTGCCGCTGGCCGGGGCGACGATCGCCGGTTTCGCGCCGCGCGATCCAGAAGATGCGGTGCACGACATGGGCGCGATCCTGCGCCTGATCGGCGCCGTGGCATGA
- a CDS encoding Fe-S oxidoreductase codes for MSEDWRPEAERILQRGRRFDRRIPAVLLRSPISRLGYWWGTSVGWLWGSLWSTGPVERHHGLWVFRGLPKWAFMRGGVCVGGCFLTGDAAPSEAVLRHEAVHKQQWLRYGFLMPVLYLFAGRNPLRNRFEIEAGLEDGGYVRRQRSQRTGSP; via the coding sequence ATGAGCGAAGACTGGCGGCCCGAGGCCGAGCGCATCCTGCAGCGCGGACGACGGTTCGACCGACGCATACCGGCGGTCCTGCTGCGATCGCCGATCAGCCGTCTCGGCTACTGGTGGGGCACCTCCGTCGGCTGGCTGTGGGGGTCGCTGTGGAGCACAGGACCTGTGGAACGTCACCACGGACTGTGGGTCTTCCGCGGACTGCCCAAGTGGGCTTTCATGCGCGGCGGCGTCTGCGTCGGCGGATGCTTCCTGACCGGGGACGCTGCGCCGTCAGAGGCGGTGCTGCGGCACGAGGCCGTGCACAAGCAGCAGTGGCTGCGATACGGCTTCCTGATGCCCGTGCTTTACCTGTTCGCAGGGCGCAACCCGCTGCGCAATCGCTTCGAGATCGAAGCGGGACTGGAGGACGGCGGCTACGTGCGCCGCCAGCGGTCTCAGCGGACGGGCAGCCCGTAG
- a CDS encoding SIP domain-containing protein — MSTATTVAGTRAARRASRRPQVQHLLTADENSLAELEVVLATLPLCAVGRVFIEVPESEDVSVVTAPPRMTVTWLPRSRRAGAMGSGRRCATGEALTRAAVAWADEMLCDESEATMRTEVTLLGDFLSTADIVEHLTERHGMDLAAIHAPERYGLPVR, encoded by the coding sequence ATGAGCACCGCTACGACTGTCGCCGGCACCAGAGCCGCACGCCGCGCATCCCGTCGTCCGCAGGTGCAGCACCTGCTCACCGCCGATGAGAACTCGCTCGCCGAGCTCGAGGTCGTACTGGCGACGCTTCCGCTGTGTGCGGTCGGCCGCGTGTTCATCGAAGTGCCGGAGTCCGAGGACGTCAGCGTCGTCACCGCGCCGCCGAGGATGACCGTCACGTGGCTGCCGCGATCGCGGCGTGCCGGCGCCATGGGCAGCGGCCGTCGCTGCGCGACGGGTGAGGCACTGACTCGCGCTGCGGTGGCCTGGGCGGACGAGATGCTGTGCGACGAGTCCGAGGCGACCATGCGCACAGAGGTCACGCTGCTGGGAGACTTCCTCAGCACGGCAGATATCGTCGAGCATCTCACCGAGCGCCACGGAATGGACCTCGCGGCGATCCACGCGCCAGAGCGCTACGGGCTGCCCGTCCGCTGA
- a CDS encoding tyrosine-protein phosphatase, protein MHDSLASIPVPSMTVISIPGVANLRDVGGIPVGADRVRGGRLLRSGQLARLTPEGEMLLRERVDRVVDLRDDSEVTAEPSALTDVSTVRIPLFLGSAASFFDEDMDLAGMYRHLVYDASDRLAEAVRVIAAGESTLVHCTVGKDRTGVTVALALSAVGADRDAVVADYALTASQLPAARNRAVIEYFRAHLPDARHAIQLATESPAPVMAELLTEIDERYGSAAEYLRDAGLSGRELDALRAALVE, encoded by the coding sequence ATGCATGATTCACTCGCGTCGATCCCGGTTCCATCGATGACGGTCATCAGCATCCCCGGTGTCGCCAACCTGCGAGACGTCGGCGGCATTCCCGTGGGAGCGGACCGTGTGCGCGGCGGGCGGCTGCTGCGCTCCGGACAGCTCGCTCGCCTGACGCCGGAGGGAGAGATGCTGCTGCGCGAGAGGGTGGACCGCGTCGTCGACCTGCGAGATGACAGTGAGGTCACAGCCGAGCCGTCCGCACTGACCGATGTGTCGACGGTTCGGATCCCGCTGTTCCTCGGCTCGGCCGCGTCGTTCTTCGACGAGGACATGGACCTCGCCGGGATGTACCGCCACCTCGTCTACGACGCGTCCGATCGGCTCGCGGAGGCCGTGCGGGTGATCGCTGCCGGAGAGTCCACGCTCGTGCACTGCACGGTGGGCAAGGATCGCACCGGAGTCACTGTGGCCCTGGCGCTGAGCGCCGTCGGCGCGGATCGGGATGCTGTCGTCGCAGACTACGCACTCACCGCGTCGCAGCTGCCGGCAGCACGCAACCGTGCCGTGATCGAGTACTTCCGGGCACATCTGCCGGATGCGCGGCACGCGATCCAGCTCGCGACCGAGTCGCCGGCGCCGGTGATGGCCGAACTGCTGACCGAGATCGATGAGCGGTACGGATCGGCCGCTGAGTACCTTCGAGATGCGGGTCTTTCGGGTAGAGAGCTCGACGCGCTGCGCGCTGCACTGGTCGAGTGA
- a CDS encoding alpha/beta hydrolase has protein sequence MVHDTDEFRYLPAQAGTLGTAVPAAKRVTHTLPDGRELSALRFGDSGPQVTLLHGAGLNAHTWDTVSLLLGHPTLAIDLAGHGDSTWREDLVYSPSALAADIAHAMREWTSQPQVLIGHSLGGLTAAVIAAQHPELVSELVIVDVAPGLDTDAAPAVLRDFYQVTDFDSREAAVQRAEAFGFGGTREDTERGVFFNTRVRADGRVEWKHHFAQIIGHAFDALNTANRASDTDPWADLAAVTAPVTLVRGTHGFLQDADVAEFSRRLPAASVVTVDAGHNVQETAPGTIATLASDALNRAHR, from the coding sequence GTGGTACACGACACCGATGAGTTCCGCTACCTCCCTGCCCAGGCGGGGACGCTCGGCACGGCCGTTCCCGCAGCAAAGCGCGTGACGCACACGCTGCCCGACGGCCGCGAGTTGAGCGCACTGCGGTTCGGCGACTCCGGCCCTCAGGTGACACTCCTGCACGGTGCCGGCCTCAACGCCCACACCTGGGACACAGTGTCGCTGCTTCTCGGGCATCCGACACTGGCGATCGACCTCGCCGGCCACGGCGATTCCACGTGGCGCGAGGATCTCGTATACTCCCCCAGCGCCCTCGCAGCCGACATCGCCCACGCCATGCGGGAGTGGACCTCGCAGCCGCAGGTGCTCATCGGCCATTCGCTGGGAGGACTCACCGCCGCGGTGATCGCTGCCCAGCATCCCGAACTCGTCAGCGAACTCGTGATCGTCGACGTGGCGCCAGGGCTCGACACGGACGCCGCCCCCGCCGTGCTGCGCGACTTCTACCAGGTCACTGACTTCGACTCCCGCGAGGCCGCCGTCCAGCGCGCCGAGGCCTTCGGCTTCGGCGGGACCCGAGAGGACACCGAGCGCGGGGTCTTCTTCAACACCAGGGTCCGCGCCGACGGCAGGGTGGAGTGGAAGCACCACTTCGCACAGATCATCGGACACGCCTTCGACGCGCTGAACACCGCCAATCGGGCATCCGACACCGACCCGTGGGCCGACCTCGCTGCCGTCACCGCGCCCGTCACCCTCGTGCGCGGCACCCACGGCTTCCTGCAGGACGCCGACGTCGCAGAGTTCTCCCGCAGGCTGCCTGCGGCATCCGTCGTCACCGTCGACGCCGGCCACAACGTTCAGGAGACAGCGCCGGGCACCATAGCCACCCTCGCCTCCGACGCCCTGAATCGAGCGCACCGCTGA